Proteins from a single region of Acidimicrobiales bacterium:
- the atpF gene encoding F0F1 ATP synthase subunit B has protein sequence MRFRKLAAGVLLAGAFVLGGFAPAGAEETDGTGPKDHAAEECIHILEGGGTAEECHEAPNPILPATNELVFGALSFAILFGLMYKFAYPAVAKGMQARTDRIRENLDDAERVKTEAQTILEEYQRQLADARNESNRIIEEARQTADQLRRDLMQRAEAEVAELKQRTQDDINAARDRTMGELREQVAGLAIELAEKVVEANLDRDTNIALIERYIEQVGSQR, from the coding sequence ATGCGATTCCGCAAGCTCGCCGCCGGCGTCCTGCTGGCCGGTGCCTTCGTCCTCGGTGGGTTCGCGCCCGCCGGGGCGGAGGAGACCGACGGCACCGGCCCCAAGGACCACGCGGCCGAGGAGTGCATCCACATCCTCGAAGGCGGGGGAACCGCGGAGGAGTGCCACGAGGCACCCAACCCGATCCTGCCTGCGACCAACGAGTTGGTGTTCGGCGCCCTGTCGTTCGCCATCCTCTTCGGCCTCATGTACAAGTTCGCCTATCCGGCGGTGGCCAAGGGCATGCAGGCCCGCACCGACCGCATCCGGGAGAACTTGGATGACGCCGAGCGGGTGAAGACCGAAGCCCAGACGATCCTCGAGGAGTACCAGCGGCAGTTGGCCGACGCTCGCAACGAGTCGAACCGCATCATCGAGGAGGCCCGTCAGACGGCCGACCAGCTGCGGCGCGACCTCATGCAGCGGGCCGAGGCCGAGGTGGCCGAGCTCAAGCAGCGGACGCAGGACGACATCAACGCCGCCCGCGACCGCACCATGGGCGAACTGCGCGAGCAGGTCGCCGGCCTGGCCATCGAGTTGGCCGAGAAGGTCGTGGAGGCCAACCTCGACCGCGACACCAACATCGCCCTGATCGAGCGGTACATCGAGCAGGTGGGGTCGCAGCGCTGA
- a CDS encoding MraY family glycosyltransferase, whose translation MLGYAIVLAVAALVTYGATFVVRRVAVRIGAVVRPDGRRVHEKPTPTAGGAAMYFAFLVAMAVAWQLPQFDPVFSGSSEPLGVVLAGSIIFAVGLVDDLREVSAPAKLAGMVLAGTALYFLGVTMFYFRIPFADFVSLSADLVPLVTVLWVVGIANALNLIDGLDGLAAGIVAIAAAAFFVYGDRLFDNGLLPPDNIGPLVAVIALGVCLGFLPHNFHPARVFMGDAGALFLGLLMAASTMVVGGRTADQFSGQTYFFFAPIFIPFFILGVPIFDTLFAIVRRSRRRSGFAVADKEHLHHRLMRLGHGHRRSVLILWAWTAILSGLVLMPTFSNEGNAVIPFAAAALGVALYTLFHPGIRQKSEIEVEEGLAPVVPLEERRSAN comes from the coding sequence ATGCTCGGATACGCCATCGTCCTGGCCGTCGCCGCCCTGGTGACGTACGGCGCCACCTTCGTCGTACGGCGGGTGGCCGTGCGCATCGGCGCAGTGGTGCGGCCCGACGGGCGGCGGGTACACGAGAAGCCCACGCCCACGGCGGGCGGGGCGGCCATGTACTTCGCCTTCCTCGTGGCCATGGCGGTGGCCTGGCAGCTCCCCCAGTTCGACCCGGTGTTCTCGGGCTCGTCCGAGCCCCTGGGGGTGGTGCTGGCGGGCTCGATCATCTTCGCCGTGGGCCTGGTCGACGACCTGCGGGAGGTCTCGGCCCCCGCCAAGTTGGCGGGCATGGTGCTGGCGGGCACCGCCCTCTACTTCCTCGGCGTGACGATGTTCTACTTCCGCATCCCCTTCGCCGACTTCGTCTCGCTGTCGGCCGACCTGGTGCCGCTGGTCACCGTGTTGTGGGTGGTGGGCATCGCCAACGCCCTCAACCTCATCGACGGGCTCGACGGCCTGGCCGCGGGGATCGTGGCCATCGCCGCCGCCGCCTTCTTCGTCTACGGCGACCGCCTGTTCGACAACGGGCTGCTGCCGCCCGACAACATCGGCCCGCTGGTGGCGGTCATCGCCCTCGGCGTGTGCCTGGGGTTCCTGCCCCACAACTTCCACCCGGCCCGGGTCTTCATGGGCGACGCCGGCGCGCTGTTCCTCGGCCTGCTCATGGCGGCCTCGACCATGGTGGTGGGCGGCCGCACCGCCGATCAGTTCAGCGGCCAGACCTACTTCTTCTTCGCCCCCATCTTCATCCCGTTCTTCATCCTCGGCGTGCCGATCTTCGACACCCTGTTCGCCATCGTGCGCCGCTCCCGTCGCCGTTCGGGCTTCGCCGTGGCCGACAAGGAGCACCTGCACCACCGGCTCATGCGCCTGGGCCACGGCCATCGCCGCTCGGTGCTGATCCTGTGGGCGTGGACGGCGATCCTGTCGGGGCTCGTGCTCATGCCCACCTTCTCCAACGAGGGCAACGCGGTGATCCCCTTCGCGGCGGCCGCCCTCGGCGTGGCTCTCTACACGCTGTTCCACCCGGGCATCCGCCAGAAGTCGGAGATCGAGGTGGAGGAGGGGCTGGCCCCCGTCGTCCCCTTGGAGGAACGCCGCTCCGCCAACTGA
- the atpB gene encoding F0F1 ATP synthase subunit A — protein MQLLALEFPPISHLVEWPDFFANGQWYALNKVGALCLLSMLFTLIIFFVAGSRAALVPTGVQNIAEASVDFVRDGIVLQTMGEEGMHRKWVMPFLTSLFWFILFANIFEIIPGVQMPATARMALPALLAILVWFIFNGVGIANQGLGGYLKNSLFPPGVPKALYILVTPIELISTFVVRPFSLAVRLFANLLAGHILLVTFAVLATALYEAAGVLKIVTVLPFVMLVFLTGFEILVSFLQAYIFTILAAVYIGGAMHPEH, from the coding sequence GTGCAGTTGCTTGCTCTGGAGTTCCCGCCCATCAGCCACCTCGTCGAGTGGCCCGACTTCTTCGCCAACGGCCAGTGGTACGCCCTCAACAAGGTCGGCGCCCTCTGCCTGCTGTCGATGCTCTTCACCCTGATCATCTTCTTCGTGGCGGGCAGCCGGGCAGCCCTGGTGCCCACGGGCGTGCAGAACATCGCCGAGGCGTCGGTCGACTTCGTGCGCGACGGGATCGTGCTCCAGACCATGGGCGAGGAGGGCATGCACCGGAAGTGGGTGATGCCGTTCCTCACCTCGCTCTTCTGGTTCATCCTGTTCGCCAACATCTTCGAGATCATCCCCGGCGTGCAGATGCCGGCCACCGCCCGCATGGCCCTTCCCGCCTTGCTGGCCATCCTGGTGTGGTTCATCTTCAACGGCGTCGGCATCGCCAACCAGGGCCTGGGCGGCTACCTCAAGAACTCGCTGTTCCCGCCGGGCGTGCCCAAGGCGCTGTACATCCTGGTCACCCCCATCGAGCTCATCTCCACCTTCGTCGTGCGGCCCTTCTCGCTGGCCGTCCGTCTCTTCGCCAACTTGTTGGCGGGCCACATCCTGCTGGTGACCTTCGCCGTTCTCGCCACCGCGTTGTACGAGGCCGCCGGCGTGTTGAAGATCGTCACCGTCCTGCCCTTCGTGATGCTCGTGTTCCTGACCGGCTTCGAGATCCTGGTCTCGTTCCTGCAGGCGTACATCTTCACGATCCTTGCCGCCGTCTACATCGGTGGCGCTATGCACCCCGAGCACTGA
- a CDS encoding ATP synthase subunit I: protein MSAAVTTRDDGPAVEREIVTDMVKRGLPAVPVLLILGAAGWGFDGVVSTAYAIAIVVANLILSSAILAWSARISLGLLMGAALFGYLIRLGLIALAVLAVKDMGWVELWPLGLALIVTHLGLLLWEMRYVSASLAFPGLKPRKD, encoded by the coding sequence GTGAGCGCGGCGGTAACCACCCGCGACGACGGCCCCGCCGTCGAGCGCGAGATCGTCACCGACATGGTCAAGCGGGGCCTGCCCGCTGTGCCGGTGCTGCTCATCCTCGGCGCCGCGGGCTGGGGCTTCGACGGCGTGGTGTCGACCGCCTACGCCATCGCCATCGTGGTCGCCAACCTCATCCTCTCCTCGGCCATCCTGGCCTGGTCGGCCCGCATCTCGCTGGGCCTGCTCATGGGTGCCGCCTTGTTCGGCTACCTCATCCGCCTCGGCCTCATCGCCCTCGCCGTCCTCGCCGTCAAGGACATGGGCTGGGTCGAACTGTGGCCTCTCGGCCTCGCCCTCATCGTCACCCACCTCGGCCTCCTGCTGTGGGAGATGCGTTACGTGTCCGCCTCACTCGCCTTCCCCGGCCTGAAGCCCCGAAAGGACTGA
- the atpH gene encoding ATP synthase F1 subunit delta, which produces MADRIDAYAAALFEVARAEGSLDRVEEELFRVARTIEGSDELRSTLTDQAVPVERRQGIVEDLLGSRASNVTTALVSFVVGSGRSKDLPAIIDRLVERAAEERSQAVAEVRSVIPLDDSQKDRLAAALGKATGKNISVKVVVDPSILGGIVAQVGDTVIDGSVRSRLNQLREAL; this is translated from the coding sequence ATGGCCGATCGCATCGACGCCTACGCGGCGGCGCTCTTCGAAGTGGCCCGGGCCGAGGGTTCCCTCGACCGCGTCGAGGAAGAGCTCTTCCGGGTCGCCCGCACCATCGAGGGCTCCGACGAGCTGCGTTCCACGCTGACCGACCAGGCCGTCCCGGTCGAGCGGCGGCAGGGGATCGTCGAGGACCTCCTCGGCAGCCGGGCGTCGAACGTCACCACCGCGCTCGTCTCGTTCGTGGTGGGCTCGGGTCGCAGCAAGGACCTGCCCGCCATCATCGACCGGTTGGTGGAGCGGGCGGCCGAGGAGCGGTCGCAGGCTGTGGCCGAAGTCCGCTCCGTCATCCCGCTCGACGACTCGCAGAAGGACCGCTTGGCCGCCGCCCTGGGCAAGGCCACCGGAAAGAACATCTCGGTCAAGGTCGTCGTCGACCCCAGCATCCTCGGCGGCATCGTGGCTCAGGTGGGCGACACCGTGATCGACGGCAGCGTCCGCAGCCGACTGAACCAACTACGCGAAGCACTGTAA
- the atpE gene encoding ATP synthase F0 subunit C encodes MAFGEAISAGFAYGLAAIGPGIGIGYLVGQSVQAMARQPEAAGMVRTTMFLGIAFTEALALIGFVVFILLKFA; translated from the coding sequence ATCGCGTTCGGCGAAGCGATCTCGGCCGGTTTCGCCTACGGCCTCGCGGCCATCGGCCCCGGCATCGGCATCGGTTACCTGGTGGGCCAGTCGGTCCAGGCCATGGCCCGTCAGCCCGAGGCCGCCGGCATGGTCCGCACCACGATGTTCCTGGGCATCGCCTTCACCGAGGCCCTCGCCCTCATCGGCTTCGTCGTGTTCATCCTCCTCAAGTTCGCCTAG
- a CDS encoding AtpZ/AtpI family protein, which translates to MDKRDARGLYNGFGNGLSRAFELAVTPAVFGGIGYALDRRFDLVPVLTIVLVLLALVGMFVRMWYGYDAEMKVHEAAGPWAAQQ; encoded by the coding sequence TTGGACAAGCGCGACGCACGCGGCCTTTACAACGGGTTCGGGAACGGCTTGTCGCGCGCGTTCGAGTTGGCGGTCACCCCCGCCGTCTTCGGCGGCATCGGCTACGCCCTCGACCGCCGCTTCGACCTCGTGCCGGTGCTGACGATCGTCCTCGTGCTGCTCGCCCTGGTCGGCATGTTCGTGCGCATGTGGTACGGCTACGACGCCGAGATGAAGGTCCACGAAGCCGCCGGACCGTGGGCGGCCCAGCAGTGA
- the atpA gene encoding F0F1 ATP synthase subunit alpha yields the protein MADIQISADDIASALRTRLAGYSPTLASNQVGRVVEVGDGIARVSGLPNAAVNELLEFEGGVQGIALNLDEESIGAVILGEVTHIQEGDPVKSTGRILSIPVGDGLLGRVVDPLGIPIDGKGALTNTEMRRIEVQAPGVVDRQPVKEPLQTGIKVIDAMTPIGRGQRELIIGDRKTGKTSVAVDTIINQRGLGVKCIYVAIGQKASTVAEIVATLEAAGSMEYTVVVNAPASDPSPFKYLAPYSGCAMGQHWMENGQAALIVYDDLSKQAEAYRQMSLLLRRPPGREAYPGDVFYLHSRLLERAAKLSDRLGGGSLTALPVIETKAGDISAYIPTNVISITDGQIFLDLDLFNSGVRPAMNVGTSVSRVGGSAQIKAMKAVSGGVKLDLANFRELEAFASFGSELDKASQNLIDRGRRLVELLKQSNGRPLPVEEQVVSIYAGTSGFLDDLPVADVRRFEAELLEDVRSRHRSVLDAIRGGAALPEDDLKAAVSDFKSRFVPTATEA from the coding sequence ATGGCCGACATCCAGATCAGCGCCGACGACATCGCCAGCGCCCTTCGCACCCGACTGGCGGGCTACAGCCCCACGTTGGCGTCGAACCAGGTCGGCCGTGTGGTCGAAGTGGGCGACGGCATCGCCCGCGTCTCGGGCCTCCCCAACGCCGCGGTCAACGAGCTGCTCGAGTTCGAAGGCGGGGTGCAGGGCATCGCCCTGAACCTCGACGAGGAGTCGATCGGCGCCGTCATCCTCGGCGAGGTCACGCACATCCAGGAAGGCGACCCGGTGAAGTCGACCGGCCGCATTCTCTCGATCCCCGTGGGCGACGGCCTGCTGGGCCGTGTGGTCGACCCCCTGGGCATCCCCATCGACGGCAAGGGTGCGCTGACCAACACCGAGATGCGCCGGATCGAGGTGCAGGCCCCCGGCGTCGTCGACCGCCAGCCGGTGAAGGAGCCCCTGCAGACCGGCATCAAGGTCATCGACGCCATGACCCCCATCGGGCGCGGCCAGCGTGAGCTGATCATCGGCGACCGCAAGACCGGCAAGACGTCGGTGGCCGTCGACACCATCATCAACCAGCGCGGCCTCGGCGTGAAGTGCATCTACGTGGCCATCGGCCAGAAGGCCTCCACCGTGGCCGAGATCGTGGCCACCCTCGAGGCTGCGGGCTCGATGGAGTACACGGTCGTGGTCAACGCCCCGGCGTCGGACCCCTCGCCGTTCAAGTACCTCGCCCCCTACTCGGGCTGCGCCATGGGCCAGCACTGGATGGAGAACGGCCAGGCCGCCCTCATCGTCTACGACGACCTGTCGAAGCAGGCCGAGGCCTACCGCCAGATGTCGCTGCTGCTGCGCCGCCCGCCGGGCCGCGAGGCCTACCCGGGCGACGTGTTCTACCTCCACTCCCGCCTGTTGGAGCGGGCCGCCAAGCTGTCCGACCGCCTCGGCGGCGGGTCGCTCACCGCGCTGCCCGTCATCGAGACCAAGGCCGGCGACATCTCGGCCTACATCCCGACCAACGTCATCTCCATCACCGACGGCCAGATCTTCTTGGACCTCGACCTGTTCAACTCGGGCGTGCGCCCGGCCATGAACGTGGGCACCTCGGTCTCCCGAGTCGGCGGCTCGGCCCAGATCAAGGCCATGAAGGCGGTCTCGGGTGGCGTCAAGCTCGACCTGGCCAACTTCCGTGAGCTGGAGGCATTCGCCTCCTTCGGTTCCGAGCTCGACAAGGCCTCGCAGAACCTGATCGACCGTGGCCGCCGGCTGGTCGAGCTGCTCAAGCAGTCGAACGGCCGCCCGCTGCCCGTCGAAGAGCAGGTGGTGTCGATCTACGCGGGCACCAGCGGCTTCCTCGACGACCTCCCGGTGGCCGACGTGCGCCGCTTCGAGGCCGAGTTGCTGGAGGACGTTCGTTCCCGCCACCGCAGCGTGCTCGACGCCATCCGCGGCGGCGCGGCGCTGCCCGAGGACGACCTCAAGGCCGCCGTCTCCGACTTCAAGTCGCGGTTCGTTCCCACCGCGACGGAGGCGTAG
- a CDS encoding F0F1 ATP synthase subunit gamma: MAGGQERVLRRRIKSVQSTKKITRAMELIAASRIVKAQQRVAAARPYSEQITEVIRNLASAGAGAGQPLLTPREDVRTVGYIVISADRGLAGGYNSGVIRATETAIKADIAAGRQYALITCGKKAQTYFRFRGYDITAAFTGFSEKPSYENAREVADAVVGRFDEGEIDQVELVYTQFLSAASQRVVMRRFMPLEPEALTEAAAAGPQADYEFEPSPDAILTRLLPRYVEARLFAAMLDAAASEQAARQRAMKSATDNAEELIKSLTRIMNRARQESITTEIMEIVGGAEAMAQAKGGVDLLPDNLQSRDFLPDTPGAFR; encoded by the coding sequence ATGGCAGGTGGTCAGGAACGCGTCCTGCGACGACGGATCAAGTCCGTCCAGTCGACCAAGAAGATCACGCGGGCGATGGAGCTCATCGCCGCCAGCCGGATCGTCAAGGCGCAGCAGCGCGTGGCCGCCGCACGCCCGTACAGCGAGCAGATCACCGAGGTGATCCGCAACCTGGCCAGCGCCGGTGCAGGCGCCGGGCAGCCGTTGTTGACGCCGCGTGAGGACGTGCGCACCGTCGGCTACATCGTCATCTCGGCCGACCGCGGCCTGGCGGGCGGCTACAACTCCGGCGTCATCCGGGCCACCGAGACGGCCATCAAGGCCGACATCGCCGCCGGTCGGCAGTACGCCCTCATCACCTGCGGCAAGAAGGCCCAGACCTACTTCCGCTTCCGGGGCTACGACATCACTGCGGCGTTCACAGGGTTCAGCGAGAAGCCCAGCTACGAGAACGCCCGCGAGGTGGCCGACGCCGTGGTGGGCCGCTTCGACGAGGGCGAGATCGACCAGGTCGAGCTCGTCTACACCCAGTTCCTCTCGGCCGCCTCGCAGCGGGTCGTCATGCGCCGGTTCATGCCGCTGGAGCCCGAGGCGCTGACCGAGGCGGCGGCCGCCGGCCCGCAGGCCGACTACGAGTTCGAGCCGTCGCCCGACGCCATCCTCACCCGCCTGCTCCCGCGCTACGTCGAGGCCCGGCTCTTCGCCGCCATGCTCGACGCCGCCGCCTCCGAGCAGGCCGCCCGCCAGCGGGCCATGAAGTCCGCAACCGACAACGCCGAGGAGCTCATCAAGAGCCTCACCCGGATCATGAACCGGGCTCGGCAGGAGTCCATCACCACCGAGATCATGGAGATCGTGGGCGGCGCCGAGGCGATGGCCCAGGCCAAGGGCGGCGTCGACCTCCTGCCCGACAACCTCCAAAGCAGGGATTTCCTCCCCGACACCCCAGGAGCTTTCCGATGA